One window of Uloborus diversus isolate 005 chromosome 3, Udiv.v.3.1, whole genome shotgun sequence genomic DNA carries:
- the LOC129218794 gene encoding transcription factor Adf-1-like, giving the protein MEETNAYNEALIYEVRKHPWLYESGRPDYKDTFKRNNTWTKIDRTLNVGEGKSRKRWTSLRDQYQRKRREKFAYKPSGTGGGCRIKKWKFYELLESFLEPSIPAANPAGNLEDSFSEPQVSEPSCSGAVSHEEAFIDIEAESIAKGSVTENTNNENEKAPKKVKQINYHHELVKCLSAPDDIVDRSPQYHYCMSLIPRLKNLSPVDQGLVKIEIERIFLNVEAKLLDEQDGSN; this is encoded by the exons ATGGAAGAAACGAACGCTTACAACGAAGCTTTGATTTACGAAGTGAGAAAACATCCCTGGCTTTATGAGAGTGGTCGGCCAGACTACAAAGACacctttaaaagaaataatacgtGGACGAAAATCGACAGAACGCTGAATGTTGGTG AAGGAAAGTCCCGTAAACGATGGACAAGTTTACGGGACCAGTACCAaaggaaaagaagagaaaagttcGCTTACAAGCCGAGCGGCACTGGTGGAGGTTGCAGGATAAAAAAGTGGAAGTTTTATGAGCTGCTGGAGTCGTTTTTGGAGCCGAGCATTCCGGCAGCGAA TCCTGCCGGAAATTTAGAAGACAGCTTTAGTGAGCCTCAAGTTTCTGAACCAAGCTGTTCTGGTGCAG tttccCATGAAGAAGCATTTATTGACATTGAGGCGGAAAGCATAGCGAAAGGTAGTGTTACTGAGAACACTAATAATGAAAATG aaAAAGCACCAAAGAAGGTTAAACAGATAAACTACCATCATGAGCTGGTCAAATGCCTCAGCGCCCCAGATGATATTGTGGACAGAAGTCCACAATATCATTATTGCATGTCCCTTATCCCGCGATTGAAAAATCTCTCACCTGTAGATCAGGGCTTGGTGAAGATTGAAATTGAacgaatatttttaaatgtggaAGCTAAGTT GTTAGATGAGCAAGACGGAAGCAactga